A window from Drosophila subobscura isolate 14011-0131.10 chromosome O, UCBerk_Dsub_1.0, whole genome shotgun sequence encodes these proteins:
- the LOC117898816 gene encoding LOW QUALITY PROTEIN: S1 RNA-binding domain-containing protein 1 (The sequence of the model RefSeq protein was modified relative to this genomic sequence to represent the inferred CDS: deleted 1 base in 1 codon): protein MSTRPRRQAATKTKIIIELSDSDEDVTSESKDTDEYRPQQTRALDSAAATTAGVAKRKRWPTAKDTAAEAPAAKKKRGKKDANGENACPNQSNPEAETIDPPRSLMQTDGAAASTTTGRSSFWERRKVWNIHELLAETENIQPTAAANIVQLFENENTIPFICRYRRDLVDHLPPERLRDIRNTYTEIVDLRKKAEHIVTQLERENVLNEEIRDELMCAKNNEELEFLYAPYKPASKGTLAERAKALGLEDYADRLLYGTAPQVKLSSIVDASNEALATEALVLNGICNIIIHNISKNTNVLEELRRLQNVHRIVLMCSKTKESSSSKASTSSSSSKSSKNSAITDRKIDSSKFENYFNFQCDIKTIKPHQMLAINRAEKHKFISVKLDTNDYLKRDLSRFISEQYMSQGLQYPLRRETFTKALEECITKKLQPLMCRQIRADLKEKAQKAAIDVFAKNLKQLLLISPLKGERILGIDPGYTNGCKLAVISETADVLDTGVIYPHGVRANKRAAEQKLVELLSKHNCQVIALGNGTACRETEFWLSDLFHAGILDSRSIRYSIVNENGASVYSCSDVASKEFPDMDTNERSAVSIARRLNDPLSEYVKIEPRHLGVGMYQHDVSEKTLTESLKDVVSECVSYVGVDLNTASLSVLKHIAGLSEKKAEKIIEYRTEKGPFQSRKDLLSVRTIGEKSFVQCAGFVRIEPLSVGGRLKNPLDCTWVHPESYKVAETIVGECDLKLSDIGKASFILRIKEFASSQTKLDRIAKQHKLPMDRLEFLLVALQRELLQDYRADLDKRPLFKQGLTRIEDLSNCDVVTGAVTNVTHFGAFVDVGVERDGLLHKSHMKNCDLSIGDRIVASVVNLDKKRQKFGLRLENMLAETDTSFTFKSE, encoded by the exons ATGTCCACACGCCCGCGCCGCCAAGCTGCGACAAAGACAAAGATTATAATTGAGTTATCTGATTCCGATGAAGATGTGACTTCGGAATCTAAGGATACCGATGAGTACAGGCCCCAACAGACTCGTGCCTTAGATAGTGCTGCCGCTACCACTGCAGGCGT CGCCAAGCGAAAGCGTTGGCCCACAGCCAAGGATACTGCAGCTGAAGCACCAGCGGCGAAGAAAAAGCGCGGCAAAAAGGATGCAAACGGGGAAAATGCTTGTCCCAACCAAAGCAACCCTGAGGCGGAAACGATCGATCCACCCCGATCCTTGATGCAAACAGAcggcgctgctgccagcacAACCACAGGGCGAAGTTCCTTCTGGGAGCGTCGCAAGGTGTGGAACATACATGAGCTGCTGGCCGAAACCGAGAACATCCagccaacagctgcagcaaataTTGTGCAGCTCTTTGAGAACGAAAACACCATTCCATTTATATGCCG cTATCGGCGAGATCTGGTTGACCATTTGCCACCAGAACGATTGCGTGACATTCGAAACACTTACACGGAGATTGTGGATCTGCGGAAGAAGGCCGAGCACATAGTTACGCAGCTGGAGCGCGAAAACGTTCTAAATGAAGAGATTCGGGATGAGCTGATGTGCGCGAAGAACAACGAGGAACTAGAGTTTCTCTATGCTCCCTATAAACCAGCCAGC AAGGGCACCTTGGCTGAGCGTGCCAAGGCATTGGGACTGGAAGATTATGCCGATCGTCTGCTATATGGAACAGCGCCGCAAGTGAAGCTTTCATCAATTGTGGATGCCAGTAATGAGGCCTTGGCCACCGAGGCTCTGGTGCTGAATGGAATCTGCAACATAATTATACACAATatcagcaaaaacacaaatgtaCTGGAGGAGCTGAGGAGATT ACAAAATGTACACCGCATTGTGCTGATGTGCAGCAAGACAAAGGAGTCTTCGTCCAGCAAGGCAAGcaccagtagcagcagcagcaaatcgtCCAAGAACAGTGCCATTACCGACAGGAAGATAGACAGCTCAAAGTTTGAGaactattttaattttcagtgtGACATAAAGACAATTAAACCCCATCAGATGCTAGCGATCAATCGGGCTGAAAAGCACAAGTTTATATCCGTAAAATTGGATACAAACGATTACCTAAAGAGAGATCTCTCACGCTTCATCTCCGAGCAGTACATGTCTCAGGGTTTGCAGTATCCACTGCGAAGAGAGACATTTACCAAAGCCCTAGAAGAATGCATCACGAAGAAAT TGCAGCCTTTGATGTGTCGCCAGATACGCGCCGACCTCAAGGAGAAGGCCCAGAAGGCGGCGATCGATGTGTTTGCCAAGAACCTGAAACAGTTGCTGCTCATATCGCCTCTCAAGGGTGAACGGATTCTGGGCATCGATCCGGGATACACAAACGGCTGTAAGTTGGCAGTCATATCCGAAACGGCCGATGTGCTGGACACAGGTGTCATCTATCCGCATGGCGTGAGAGCCAACAAGCGGGCAGCCGAACAAAAGCTGGTGGAACTGCTCAGCAAGCACAA CTGCCAAGTTATTGCTCTGGGAAACGGCACCGCATGCCGAGAAACGGAGTTTTGGTTATCTGATCTGTTCCACGCAGGGATACTGGACAGCCGAAGTATTCGCTATAGCATCGTAAACGAAAATGGTGCCTCGGTTTACTCCTGCAGCGATGTGGCCAGCAAAGAGTTTCCCGATATGGACACGAACGAGCGGAGTGCCGTGTCCATAGCACGACGTCTGAACGATCCTCTCAGTGAGTATGTAAAGATAGAGCCACGCCACTTGGGCGTGGGCATGTACCAGCATGACGTGTCTGAGAAGACACTCACGGAATCCCTGAAGGACGTCGTCTCTGAATGCGTGAGCTATGTGGGCGTGGACCTCAACACTGCCAGTCTGAGTGTGCTCAA ACACATTGCTGGTCTGTCGGAGAAGAAGGCAGAGAAGATCATCGAGTATCGCACGGAGAAGGGACCCTTTCAGTCCCGCAAGGATTTGCTCTCGGTGCGTACCATAGGCGAGAAGTCATTTGTACAATGCGCTGGCTTCGTGCGCATCGAGCCGCTGAGCGTGGGCGGGCGACTGAAAAATCCACTTGACTGCACTTGGGTCCATCCGGAAAGCTACAAAGTGGCTGAAAC TATCGTTGGGGAATGTGACTTGAAACTGTCGGATATAGGCAAGGCTAGTTTTATTTTACGCATCAAAGAGTTTGCCTCATCGCAAACGAAACTGGATCGCATAGCAAAACAGCATAAACTGCCCATGGATAGG CTGGAATTCCTGCTGGTGGCTCTGCAGCGAGAACTTTTGCAGGATTATCGAGCTGATTTGGACAAGAGGCCGCTTTTCAAGCAGGGACTGACACGAATCGAAGATCTCAGCAATTGTGATGTGGTTACCG GTGCTGTTACCAATGTAACACATTTTGGTGCCTTTGTCGACGTAGGTGTGGAGCGTGACGGTCTCTTGCACAAGAGCCACATGAAGAACTGCGACCTAAGCATTGGCGATCGCATTGTGGCCTCTGTGGTGAATCTGGACAAGAAGCGGCAAAAGTTTGGCCTACGCCTAGAGAACATGCTGGCTGAGACGGACACATCGTTTACCTTCAAGAGCGAGTAA
- the LOC117898819 gene encoding uncharacterized protein LOC117898819: protein MPPKRKLAELQRLYEERWSYPPKLKPPRTKIIASGEVALYGGYKAPVYKACWENPISVTTDARFGPCWEYPPERYKRRPLPPPCRGATIPLDQLEPSFDHCETLYTSFDFRLEQCVHEQILVLETQFRKLEEQLAGAKVLQIEMVEKMRYHAMRYRLLRGESCCTNIYPDYLSRMTAERALYEFQKAYNVINQSNDELSKSILSMRNSKKELAVRVSKLDRSLKSPFLLELDHVLQTIDDLHQYFFGVAVKLRTWAELLDPNKEYSIEDYLALLSKKRDFKSFLSAGTENCTCKRCNKKDPLSPYLPSWCRKSDSSEGCVKRRTNNYLCNVCIAAKLTRSDSKFSTESSDTSRLVKMSQKVE, encoded by the exons ATGCCGCCCAAACGAAAGCTTGCTGAGCTGCAGCGTTTGTATGAAGAGCGCTGGAGCTATCCACCGAAGCTAAAGCCACCCAGGACCAAGATTATAGCCAGCGGCGAGGTTGCTTTGTATGGCGGGTATAAGGCGCCAGTGTACAAGGCCTGCTGGGAGAATCCGATCTCAGTTACCACTGATGCACGCTTCGGACCGTGCTGGGAGTATCCGCCGGAGCGATACAAGCGTCGTCCATTGCCGCCGCCTTGCCGCGGGGCTACCATACCACTCGATCAGCTGGAGCCCTCTTTCGACCACTGCGAGACGCTTTACACTAGCTTTGATTTCCGACTGGAGCAGTGCGTTCATGAACAGATTCTTGTGCTAGAGACGCAGTTCAGGAAGCTGGAGGAACAGCTGGCGGGAGCCAAAGTCTTGCAGATTGAAATGGTGGAGAAAATGCGCTATCACGCCATGCGCTACCGACTGCTGCGCGGCGAGAGTTGCTGCACCAATATCTATCCCGATTACCTGAGTCGAATGACCGCTGAGCGAGCGCTGTACGAATTCCAGAAGGCCTACAATGTGATTAACCAATCGAA TGACGAGCTATCGAAATCTATTTTGAGCATGCGCAACTCCAAGAAGGAGTTGGCGGTGCGTGTGAGCAAGCTGGATCGCAGTCTGAAGAGCCCGTTCCTGCTGGAGCTAGACCACGTGCTGCAGACCATCGATGATCTGCACCAGTACTTCTTTGGTGTGGCTGTCAAGCTTAGGACCTGGGCGGAGCTACTAGACCCCAACAAGGAGTACTCCATTGAGGATTATCTGGCATTGCTCTCGAAGAAGCGTGATTTCAAGAGCTTTCTGAGTGCAGGTACCGAGAACTGCACCTGCAAGCGCTGCAACAAGAAGGACCCACTGAGCCCGTATTTGCCTTCTTGGTGCCGAAAAAGTGACTCCAGTGAGGGGTGTGTCAAGCGCCGCACGAACAACTATCTCTGTAATGTGTGTATCGCTGCCAAGCTGACTCGCAGTGACAGCAAATTTAGCACGGAGTCCAGTGACACCTCCAGACTGGTGAAAATGTCACAAAAAGTTGAATAA